A genomic window from Yarrowia lipolytica chromosome 1D, complete sequence includes:
- a CDS encoding uncharacterized protein (Compare to YALI0D21593g, gnl|GLV|YALI0D21593g [Yarrowia lipolytica] similar to uniprot|Q88EF6 Pseudomonas putida (strain KT2440) Hypothetical protein) yields the protein MTEKPAATTTATATTATPGPFHSLREFYPYYLSEHSNNICRRLHFTGTSLVVAIIIYALSTGKYKFLLGLGPAGYGFAWVGHFFFEKNKPATFKYPLYSLISDFIMYKDMWMGKVSF from the coding sequence atgacagAGAAACCTGCCGCTACCACAACTGCAACCGCCACAACTGCAACTCCCGGACCGTTCCACTCGCTCAGGGAATTCTACCCCTACTACCTCTCCGAGCACTCAAACAACATCTGCAGACGCCTCCATTTCACAGGAACCAGCCTGGTGGTGGCGATAATCATCTACGCCCTGTCCACCGGCAAATACAAGTTTCTGCTGGGACTGGGACCAGCAGGATACGGCTTTGCATGGGTCGgccatttctttttcgaAAAGAACAAGCCTGCCACGTTCAAGTACCCGCTTTATTCCCTCATTAGCGACTTCATCATGTACAAGGACATGTGGATGGGCAAAGTCTCCTTCTAA
- a CDS encoding mitochondrial 37S ribosomal protein uS14m (Compare to YALI0D21626g, similar to uniprot|Q9HF53 Ashbya gossypii Mitochondrial 40S ribosomal protein MRP2, similar to Saccharomyces cerevisiae MRP2 (YPR166C); ancestral locus Anc_7.522) translates to MRLPKFKTPSCYIDAKVLKDNAIRHVSAQQEINRRALKSISQNTTLPMKQRIQAHLQLTSMPVFSNIHAAKPRCVETGRSKGIIKEFKLCRTAFRNKALSGELPGVRKASW, encoded by the exons ATGCGACTGCCCAAGTTCAAGACGCCGTCGTGCTACATCGACgccaaggtgctcaaggatAACGCCATCCGGCACGTGTCTGCCCAGCAGGAGATTAACCGACGGGCCCTCAAGTCGATTTCGCAGAACACCACTCTGCCCATGAAGCAGCGGATCCAGGcccatctccagctcaCCTCCATGCCCGTCTTTTCTAACATCCACGCGGCAAAGCCCCGATGTGTCGAGACCGGAAGATCCAAGGGTATTatcaaggagttcaagcTGTGTCGA ACCGCATTCCGAAACAAGGCCCTCAGCGGAGAGCTGCCCGGTGTCCGAAAGGCCTCGTGGTAA
- a CDS encoding uncharacterized protein (Compare to YALI0D21560g, some similarities with uniprot|P53148 Saccharomyces cerevisiae YGL093w SPC105 spindle pole body protein singleton, similar to Saccharomyces cerevisiae SPC105 (YGL093W); ancestral locus Anc_6.179), which produces MSDFTLPLPRRKRGGILKKDDNNTVIGVPFETSTAPSASRASLNRSKRRVSFAPEATMTTFENLTPLRNFASNQERVHVTQSSFGGFSKPGFGAVVDWKDERERVREEKEDKAKALRQTTSTTTPALLRDSTTSRDQPVVAAATARDANHRQSLSTIFGNFRPSRDSFTASESFSESREYDASVNLSRDLSNPAHKGGNVVKTSFKELFQRAMSKSRESGARDSLLLGIARDRNSILGHVATNTLVEEDESGEVEMELTEVALRDKSGLREISGLRENSGSRDSPPVNVVASHDTSLASPVKAEEDDGMDFTNVPRGERTTSEENRDSFGSRGSNSRDSGEMDFTNLTLARDIAEARAADQSGMNFTNVRRLDDSVMRTRALSRISEHDSDGMEYASASIPSVARIVSEEVLVRSGLSPGGSPRVREIGNESMDFTNVPRSSMARESPGMDFTNGPRTSQVADNFDMDFTNVPGGGRTHDSAQFAIPATPAPVRVRADIPDDNGDMSFTNVPRRGSIYTADTPRGIKRRRVDDGADMEFTEVAGITADSSAMDFTVPVTRPDDTSAMDFTVPAMPVSAEAAAPTTNADTSVMDFTGPVDMPVPATNTEDASMEFTKPVKPVSGPVVETSAMEFTVPDTPTIPDTSAMDFTRPVDILDDGQVEMSFTRPVEVPNEQDDGEMSFTHPVDAPQEEEVDMSFTRPVEVPAQDDNMSFTNTNITNVTNMTRSTATGTGLDVTRPVPGGIEVGDIEVGETEPSDEGQKSPKSKLTRDRRVSRDDHTDYEFTTFGQQLDSSTRLLSQMRNDDMEKSLEEPLEEPPRDDHVPDHHGRVAHVIIPLADDVSTPEYRNRPLSAIAETTEREDSAGGGDHEGMFHHPVKQGVTVATNSGTFGTQFSTPFSTPATTKLSTPGKRPFSELSRDETPERSLEDGDDGGMDLTAPMSLRHRFELLSTPRKVKVKRGGAEFGSRIGNSVSRDHKSVLSRVGDLGSPAVPSDSLTMTRFLQMIDMQFMDDFLLPGKRQPNPDVSKCSLAQYLVNSYLHPHVQLYSWAVEHLRKDIEVRSANFAQLDQETLNDVPPIFVDYTSADSGVKLLLNKQFALDKQYYRVEARKSWYEWRKSISIDLYKRLATNRDLLRSDLKVIDQESETVSTEVADLKQSLDVSNSQLTQLKNLSTDVELKRQVCSELQLVQQQLMPLVDKLEQVNLTVVELESEVAKEVQKQDEIKTQLMEQQKRLLDNRHIDFREIEQLQEQLKKTEQKKGLKLARFEPNGDAVFESRDLCMTVSRNSNLVVAISAKSSLSDDKRDAVKLLPLGQETIAGITKTWSHVTQFFDALSEIKLAFNSRYHVTSDGHFELFIKLLTHKGQSRTDVNVRFPFSEIRSYPNMPGCHVTSKCVYGVNSGVSFTTFDACLEVLLSVR; this is translated from the coding sequence ATGTCGGACTTCACGCTACCGCTGCCACGCAGAAAACGAGGCGGAATCCTCAAGAAAGATGACAACAACACTGTCATCGGAGTTCCGTTCGAAACTTCAACCGCACCGTCGGCCTCAAGAGCTAGCTTGAACAGATCAAAACGACGGGTATCTTTCGCTCCAGAGGCCACAATGACGACTTTCGAAAACCTCACGCCGCTGAGGAATTTTGCGTCGAACCAGGAACGCGTTCATGTGACCCAGTCGTCGTTCGGCGGGTTTTCCAAGCCAGGTTTTGGAGCTGTCGTGGATTGGAAGGATGAAAGGGAAAGGGTcagggaggagaaggaagacaaGGCAAAGGCCCTACGACAAActacatcaacaacaaccccaGCACTTTTACGTGACTCAACAacttcacgtgatcagcctgttgttgctgccgcTACTGCACGCGATGCCAACCACCGTCAGTCGCTCAGCACCATCTTTGGCAACTTCCGgccgtcacgtgactcgttTACCGCGAGCGAGTCGTTTTCCGAGTCACGGGAGTACGATGCTTCTGTGAatctgtcacgtgacttatCCAACCCCGCCCACAAGGGTGGCAATGTGGTGAAAACGAGTTTCAAGGAGCTATTCCAGCGCGCAATGAGCAAGTCGCGTGAGAGTGGAGCGCGTGATTCATTACTGTTGGGAATTGCACGTGATAGGAACTCCATCTTGGGCCATGTGGCTACAAACACGCTCgtggaggaagatgagtctggggaggtggagatggagcttACAGAAGTGGCTCTTCGAGACAAGTCGGGATTGAGAGAAATTTCTGGGCTGCGAGAAAATAgtggatcacgtgactcgcCGCCTGTGAACGTCGTCGCTTCTCATGACACGAGTCTTGCTAGTCCTGTTAAAGCCGAAGAGGACGATGGGATGGATTTCACCAATGTCCCGAGAGGTGAAAGGACCACTTCAGAAGAGAATCGCGACTCGtttgggtcacgtggctcAAATTCGCGCGATTCCGGTGAGATGGATTTTACCAATTTGACCCTTGCGCGCGATATTGCTGAGGCTAGGGCTGCTGACCAAAGCGGTATGAATTTCACCAATGTCCGAAGACTAGACGACTCGGTGATGCGGACACGAGCGTTGAGTCGAATTTCCGAACATGATTCAGACGGTATGGAATACGCGTCTGCTTCCATTCCTTCGGTGGCTCGAATTGTGTCTGAGGAGGTTCTCGTTCGATCTGGATTGTCTCCTGGAGGCAGTCCCAGGGTGAGGGAGATAGGAAACGAGTCCATGGACTTTACCAATGTTCCCAGGTCATCCATGGCAAGGGAATCTCCAGGTATGGACTTTACCAACGGTCCTAGAACGTCACAGGTTGCGGACAACTTTGACATGGACTTCACCAATGTTCCTGGGGGTGGAAGAACCCATGATAGTGCTCAGTTTGCCATCCCGGCTACTCCTGCGCCTGTTCGTGTTAGAGCGGATATCCCGGATGATAATGGTGACATGTCTTTCACCAATGTTCCCCGACGAGGAAGCATTTATACTGCCGATACTCCTCGAGGAATCAAACGACGTCGAGTTGATGATGGGGCGGACATGGAATTTACCGAGGTGGCTGGAATTACCGCTGACTCTTCTGCCATGGATTTCACAGTCCCAGTGACTAGACCTGATGACACCTCGGCCATGGACTTTACTGTCCCTGCAATGCCTGTatcagcagaagcagccgCTCCAACCACCAACGCCGACACTTCGGTGATGGACTTTACGGGTCCTGTTGACATGCCTGTTCCCGCCACCAATACCGAAGACGCCTCTATGGAGTTCACTAAACCTGTGAAACCTGTTTCTGGTCCTGTTGTCGAGACCTCGGCCATGGAATTTACTGTTCCTGATACTCCTACAATTCCAGATACATCAGCTATGGACTTTACACGTCCTGTTGATATTCTTGATGATGGTCAAGTTGAGATGTCATTTACTCGACCTGTGGAGGTACCCAATGAGCAAGACGATGGGGAAATGTCTTTCACTCATCCGGTTGACGCTCCTCAAGAAGAGGAAGTGGACATGTCCTTTACTAGACCCGTTGAAGTTCCTGCCCAGGATGACAACATGTCTTtcaccaacacaaacatcaccaacgtCACTAATATGACTCGTTCTACAGCTACTGGCACCGGTTTGGATGTCACTCGTCCTGTTCCTGGTGGCATTGAGGTAGGTGACATCGAAGTAGGAGAGACTGAACCTTCTGATGAAGGTCAAAAATCACCTAAATCAAAACTGACACGTGACAGAAGAgtctcacgtgacgacCACACTGACTACGAGTTCACCACGTTTGGACAGCAACTGGACTCGTCGACACGATTGTTGTCTCAGATGCGCAATGATGATATGGAGAAGTCCCTGGAGGAGCCTCTCGAGGAGCCCCCGAGAGATGATCACGTGCCTGACCATCATGGTCGTGtggctcacgtgatcatcCCTCTCGCCGACGACGTTTCTACTCCGGAGTATCGTAACCGACCACTCAGTGCCATTGCTGAAACCACAGAACGAGAGGACTccgctggaggaggagatcacGAAGGCATGTTCCATCATCCAGTCAAACAGGGCGTCACGGTGGCTACAAATAGTGGCACTTTTGGTACTCAATTCTCAACTCCCTTCTCCACGCCTGCCACTACCAAATTGTCTACGCCTGGAAAGCGACCGTTCTCGGAGCTGTCGCGTGATGAGACCCCCGAGCGGTCACTTGAGGACGGCGATGACGGCGGTATGGATCTCACCGCCCCCATGTCTCTCAGACACCGGTTTGAGCTTCTGTCAACTCCTCGAAAAGTCAAGGTCAAGCGAGGTGGAGCAGAATTCGGGTCCAGGATTGGTAATTCTGTGTCGCGTGACCACAAGAGCGTTCTGTCTCGAGTCGGCGACCTTGGATCCCCTGCTGTCCCCTCTGACTCTCTCACCATGACCAGGTTCCTTCAGATGATCGACATGCAGTTCATGGACGACTTTCTGCTGCCTGGTAAACGCCAGCCCAACCCCGATGTCTCAAAGTGCTCTCTCGCACAGTATCTTGTCAATTCGTACCTGCATCCTCATGTCCAGCTCTACTCCTGGGCTGTTGAGCATCTGCGCAAGGATATTGAGGTTCGAAGTGCCAATTTTGCCCAACTTGATCAGGAGACGTTGAACGACGTGCCACCTATATTTGTGGACTACACCAGTGCCGATTCGGGCGTCAAGCTGCTACTGAACAAGCAGTTTGCTCTCGACAAGCAGTATTACCGAGTGGAGGCACGAAAGTCGTGGTACGAGTGGCGCAAGAGCATCTCCATCGACTTGTATAAACGCCTGGCGACAAACCGAGATCTTCTGCGTTCCGATCTGAAAGTTATTGATCAAGAGAGTGAGACTGTTTCGACTGAGGTGGCTGATCTCAAACAGTCGTTGGACGTGTCCAATTCCCAGCTCAcccagctcaagaacctcaGCACCGACGTGGAGCTCAAACGACAGGTGTGCTCGGAGCTGCAACTagtccagcagcaactCATGCCTCTAGTTGATAAGCTGGAACAGGTCAACTTGACGGTGGTTGAACTGGAGTCTgaggtggccaaggaggtccAGAAACAGGACGAGATTAAGACGCAGTTGATGGAACAGCAGAAACGACTGCTGGATAACAGACACATTGATTTCCGAgagattgagcagctccaggaacagctcaagaagaccgaACAGAAGAAGGGTCTCAAACTCGCCAGATTCGAACCCAACGGAGACGCAGTGTTCGAGTCCCGAGATCTGTGCATGACTGTGTCACGTAACTCGAATCTCGTGGTCGCCATTTCCGCTAAGTCGTCACTTTCCGACGACAAGCGAGATGCGGTCAAGCTGTTGCCTCTGGGACAAGAGACCATTGCGGGGATCACAAAGACGTGgagccacgtgacccaatTCTTTGATGCACTGTCGGAAATCAAACTGGCGTTTAATTCGCGATACCATGTGACTTCTGACGGTCACTTTGAGCTTTTCATCAAATTGTTGACTCACAAAGGTCAGAGTCGAACTGATGTCAATGTGCGATTCCCCTTCTCGGAGATCCGCTCTTATCCTAACATGCCAGggtgtcatgtgaccagcAAGTGTGTATATGGAGTGAATTCTGGCGTTTCGTTTACGACTTTTGATGCCTGTTTGGAGGTTCTGTTGAGTGTGCGGTAG
- a CDS encoding uncharacterized protein (Compare to YALI0D21538g, no similarity) translates to MSYFFSKINSELFMRLLERFFFCFFFLLFFWWGVPVTRQWPRLNTSYSHHMGLKLATKKSYHPGKETNKARVARDEQREFESRDSKLESERLDRFCVLRQRAGLVDSVVEAKQGGKEAAVGSLQTFNKIVDPPERVNKRVNKMNPDLAKAKMDPLADMNRFLEETERWEAASEVGAGDKQRGNDSDRDIHAPRKRRLKRKRRSHRVTKDR, encoded by the coding sequence ATGTcctattttttttccaaaaTAAACTCAGAGCTCTTCATGCGGCTACTGGAacgcttttttttttgctttttttttttgttgtttttttggtgggGGGTCCCGGTTACCCGGCAGTGGCCCCGCCTGAACACTTCTTACTCACACCATATGGGTCTGAAACTGGCGACCAAAAAGTCGTACCATCCCGGAAAAGAGACCAACAAGGCCAGGGTGGCACGTGACGAGCAGCGCGAGttcgagtcacgtgactccaaGCTTGAGTCCGAACGTTTGGACAGGTTCTGTGTGCTGCGTCAGCGGGCGGGTTTAGTCGACAGTGTAGTTGAAGCTAAACAGGGCGGGAAGGAAGCGGCTGTTGGGAGTTTGCAAACCTTCAACAAGATAGTTGATCCTCCGGAGAGGGTTAACAAGCGGGTCAACAAAATGAACCCGGATCTGGCAAAGGCCAAAATGGATCCTCTGGCAGATATGAATCggtttctggaggagacagaAAGATGGGAGGCTGCGAGCGAGGTGGGTGCGGGTGATAAGCAGCGTGGAAATGATTCTGACCGCGATATTCACGCGCCTCGAAAGCGCAGGttgaaaagaaaaaggagATCACATCGAGTGACCAAAGACAGAtga
- a CDS encoding uncharacterized protein (Compare to YALI0D21582g, some similarities with uniprot|Q87HL8 Vibrio parahaemolyticus Conserved hypothetical protein and uniprot|Q88HQ8 Pseudomonas putida YeeE/YedE family protein): protein MFTPLKASCGAFMLHEATDNYLFSNGRILGASSILFGGIQQLLTDPINAIKTSGSVHVLFGMLLSGVSTYLFTPIFLPNYSAHVPWAPFGTYTNLIAGLLVGFGTKLGSGCTSGHMLCGLSRGSERSFVATATFSAVAMITARVVGSLPSCYDATGQQVACHHIAENYSAELPYLAGLLGVILLLRNLIPKLNLSLQTRSTLSAIFSGFAFGTGLLVSGLAAPSKTLGFLAGLPPKFDPSLALVMLFGVLPNAISAWKSGYFTKVKPLLTGDFSLPTAKDVTPRLVIGAAIFGVGWGMAGICPGPGILGSFLDGLRGLSWLVGFLPAYYIASQI from the coding sequence ATGTTCACACCATTGAAAGCCTCCTGTGGTGCATTCATGCTCCATGAAGCCACAGACAACTACCTATTTAGCAACGGCCGGATTCTCGGAGCGTCATCGATCCTCTTTGGAGgcatccagcagctcctgaCCGACCCCATCAACGCTATCAAAACCTCGGGATCGGTCCACGTGCTCTTCGGCATGCTCCTATCTGGAGTGTCTACCTACCTCTTTACACCCATCTTCCTGCCCAACTACTCCGCCCACGTGCCCTGGGCTCCGTTTGGAACTTACACTAACCTGATTGCCGGACTGCTGGTAGGTTTTGGAACCAAACTTGGATCCGGATGCACCTCGGGTCACATGCTGTGCGGTCTCTCTCGAGGCTCTGAGCGATCCTTTGTCGCCACTGCCACCTTCTCTGCCGTTGCCATGATCACCGCCCGTGTCGTGGGCTCCCTTCCTTCCTGCTACGATGCCACTGGCCAACAAGTAGCCTGCCACCATATTGCCGAAAACTACAGCGCCGAGCTCCCCTACCTGGCTGGTCTTCTGGGCGTCATTCTGTTGCTTAGAAACCTCATCCCCAAACTCAACTTGTCTCTCCAGACACGATCCACCCTCTCGGCCATCTTCTCCGGCTTTGCTTTCGGCACCGGCTTGCTCGTTTCTGGTCTGGCTGCTCCCTCAAAGACGCTCGGCTTCCTCGCAGGTCTCCCTCCCAAGTTCGATCCTTCTCTGGCCCTCGTGATGCTCTTTGGTGTTCTTCCCAACGCCATCTCCGCCTGGAAGTCCGGCTACTTCACCAAGGTCAAGCCTCTGCTGACCGGAGACTTCTCGCTACCCACCGCCAAGGACGTGACTCCTCGTCTTGTCATCGGAGCTGCCATTTTCGGTGTCGGATGGGGTATGGCAGGTATCTGTCCTGGCCCCGGTATCCTTGGATCTTTCCTTGACGGTCTGCGAGGACTCTCATGGCTCGTCGGCTTCCTTCCTGCCTACTATATTGCCAGTCAGATTTAA
- a CDS encoding uncharacterized protein (Compare to YALI0D21648g, some similarities with DEHA0G17006g Debaryomyces hansenii IPF 273.1) — MIKPMLRFPTRTLLRPGTLTLRNQLVPSPLFAALTSRSISTLPNRPFTSARLRNGPIASRPASIVSTSAIISSVRKLHSSNPAFGQIPESAAPGKVRMLKGTRKVLLALMISYGIILTAMASILIGTYVYLELQQPWPLVQWSMKQAYKAREGLLYEVFLEDYASAKQCYEKLLDSLSRDNKGNLVDISGKSTAWLSAYSDLLCRYADMCKIAGDLDNCKQAYIGAMHVEGGDLNHKSRALTNLAELAEMEGDRDEAEDLLKRACAYGKDTAVKSGSNLSYRVALHAEDMVPGSRESLDASIHLGVLYAQKGEYEKALPILVSSLRAVKNSIRQQRGAVLSRPLEANPLNCQIHESSLLSVYISEVLWASNKKDEAVKWAQKAYNEGYVYHRSNIEAAKSAQLALLTLIKMEKSLGNKTEVEKYQGLLDKIEVPSKNVTKWDWFKSALL, encoded by the coding sequence ATGATCAAACCCATGCTGAGATTTCCAACTCGGACACTGCTCCGACCGGGAACCCTAACCCTTCGAAATCAGCTTGTCCCCAGTCCTCTTTTCGCGGCTCTCACATCCAGATCCATTTCGACCCTGCCAAACCGACCTTTTACTTCTGCAAGGCTCAGAAATGGGCCCATCGCCTCCAGACCCGCCTCAATCGTCTCCACAAGCGCCATTATCTCGTCTGTGCGAAAATTGCACTCTTCCAACCCTGCTTTTGGCCAAATTCCGGAATCTGCTGCCCCAGGTAAAGTACGAATGCTCAAAGGCACCAGAAAAGTCCTGCTGGCTCTGATGATCTCATACGGCATCATTCTGACCGCCATGGCATCCATTCTCATCGGAACTTACGTCTACCTGGAACTGCAACAGCCCTGGCCATTGGTTCAATGGAGCATGAAGCAGGCCTACAAGGCCAGAGAAGGACTGCTGTACGAGGTGTTCCTGGAGGATTACGCGTCAGCCAAGCAATGCtacgagaagctgctggattccctgtcacgtgacaacaAGGGTAATCTTGTGGATATCTCGGGAAAGTCCACCGCCTGGCTTTCTGCCTATTCGGATCTTCTTTGTCGATATGCAGACATGTGCAAGATTGCTGGAGACCTGGACAACTGCAAGCAGGCCTACATTGGCGCTATGCATGTTGAGGGAGGCGATCTGAACCacaagtcacgtgctcTGACCAATTTGGCAGAATTGGCCGAGATGGAAGGTGACCGAGATGAAGCTGAAGATCTGCTCAAGAGAGCCTGTGCCTACGGAAAGGATACTGCTGTCAAGAGCGGATCTAATCTCTCCTATCGGGTGGCTCTTCATGCCGAGGATATGGTTCCTGGATCACGGGAGTCTTTGGACGCCTCTATTCACCTGGGTGTCCTCTATGCTCAAAAGGGAGAGTATGAGAAGGCTCTTCCCATTCTGGTTTCGAGTCTGCGAGCAGTCAAAAACTCCATTCGACAGCAGCGAGGCGCTGTTCTGAGCCGTCCCCTCGAAGCCAACCCTCTCAACTGTCAGATTCATGAATCTTCCTTGCTGTCGGTGTACATTTCCGAGGTGCTTTGGGccagcaacaagaaggatgagGCTGTCAAGTGGGCTCAAAAGGCGTACAATGAGGGTTACGTCTATCATCGGTCCAACATTGAGGCAGCCAAATCTGCCCagttggccttgttgacTCTCATCAAGATGGAAAAGTCGTTAGGCAACAAGACCGAGGTGGAAAAGTACCAGGGTCTgctggacaagattgaggTGCCCTCCAAGAACGTGACCAAGTGGGATTGGTTCAAGTCGGCCTTGCTGTAA
- a CDS encoding uncharacterized protein (Compare to YALI0D21604g, similar to uniprot|P39006 Saccharomyces cerevisiae YNL169C Phosphatidylserine decarboxylase proenzyme 1 mitochondrial precursor (EC 4.1.1.65)) yields the protein MPSFVRSAASRGVSMARNSGFATQTTPWNRPSSYFNSPLTTSSVRYHSSQATQNRYQVTPLLSQLPRPKRRLLVNPVPSLKRGLCYINSSKRRTASGKLLTGARKVGTGFRVTRRYASSGTRGSAKALMSMSQRKYFTWWFVPAISIVLWGIYQSRRNSVKDEYDEEGNLVKRAPVRPSGPWHVAVYSTLPLKALSRWWGSFNDITLPVWMRDPGYRFYSFVFGANLDEVAEDDLRVYQNLGEFFYRELKEGARPIDPDADIVCPADGKVLHLGAINARGEVEQVKGVTYSLEALLGPPTPSKDGEKSHAVSLAAPTSEIEFPDNKEENKDREFANVNGISYTLDDFMGGNASSDTTFKQEGDATTTAEPSDNATVAQVGKDLLQAKFNKSDDKELFFAVIYLAPGDYHRFHSPVNWVAEIRRHFVGELYSVAPYFQKKLGNLFVLNERVALLGKWKYGFFSMTPVGATNVGSIKIHFDKDLRTNTVYEPKTESEAAEQEKIKKKRMQKNTCYEATYGKASKLLGGYPLGKGDQMGGFNLGSTVVLVFEAPTNFKFTIQPGQVVRVGQRIGEIGGK from the coding sequence ATGCCGTCATTTGTACGCTCAGCTGCCTCCAGGGGCGTCTCCATGGCCCGCAACTCCGGATTCGCCACCCAGACCACGCCCTGGAACCGCCCATCGTCGTACTTCAACTCGCCTCTGACCACCTCTAGCGTGCGGTATCACAGCTCCCAGGCGACCCAGAACCGCTACCAGGTCACTCCTCTGCTGTCCCAGCTGCCGCGACCCAAACGCCGACTTCTCGTCAACCCGGTGCCGTCTCTGAAGCGCGGCCTGTGCTACATCAACTCGTCCAAGCGACGAACAGCTTCCGGCAAGCTGCTCACTGGAGCTCGAAAGGTCGGCACAGGCTTCCGAGTCACCCGGCGATACGCCTCCAGCGGCACCCGAGGCTCCGCCAAGGCCCTCATGAGCATGTCGCAGCGAAAGTACTTCACCTGGTGGTTCGTTCCTGCAATCTCAATCGTGCTGTGGGGTATCTACCAGAGCCGACGCAACAGCGTCAaggacgagtacgacgagGAAGGAAACCTCGTCAAGCGAGCCCCCGTCCGACCCTCAGGACCCTGGCACGTGGCCGTCTACTCTACCCTGcctctcaaggctctgtcCCGATGGTGGGGTAGCTTCAATGACATTACTCTCCCCGTATGGATGAGAGACCCTGGCTACAGATTCTACTCGTTTGTGTTTGGCGCCAACTTGGATGAGGTCGCCGAAGACGACCTGCGGGTCTACCAGAATCTAGGAGAGTTCTTCTACCGAGAACTCAAGGAAGGTGCCCGGCCTATCGATCCCGATGCAGACATTGTTTGTCCGGCCGATGGAAAGGTACTCCATCTGGGAGCTATCAACGCGCGTGGAGAAGTGGAGCAGGTCAAGGGAGTGACATACTCCCTGGAGGCCCTTCTGGGTCCCCCCACCCCATCCAAGGATGGGGAAAAGTCCCATGCTGTCTCTCTGGCTGCCCCCACCTCGGAGATTGAGTTCCCAGAtaacaaggaggagaacaaggaccGTGAGTTTGCTAACGTCAATGGTATTTCTTACACTCTGGACGACTTCATGGGTGGCAACGCATCTTCCGATACCACTTTCAAGCAGGAGGGAGATGCTACTACTACTGCTGAGCCTTCTGACAACGCCACGGTCGCCCAGGTCGGCAAGGATCTTCTGCAGGCCAAGTTCAACAAGtccgacgacaaggagctcttcttcgCCGTCATCTACCTGGCTCCCGGTGACTACCATCGATTTCACTCGCCCGTGAACTGGGTGGCTGAGATTCGACGGCATTTTGTCGGCGAGTTGTACTCAGTGGCTCCCTacttccagaagaagctgggcAACCTGTTTGTTCTGAACGAGCGGGTGGCTCTGCTTGGAAAGTGGAAGTACGGCTTCTTTAGCATGACTCCCGTCGGTGCCACCAATGTGGGTTCCATCAAGATCCACTTTGACAAGGATCTTCGAACCAACACTGTATACGAGCCCAAGACCGAGTCCGAGGCTGCAGAGCAGGAGAAAATCAAAAAGAAGCGAATGCAGAAGAACACCTGCTACGAGGCTACCTACGGCAAGGCCTCCAAGCTTCTGGGTGGATATCCTCTTGGTAAGGGTGACCAGATGGGCGGTTTCAACCTCGGTTCCACCGTGGTACTGGTGTTTGAGGCCCCCACCAACTTCAAGTTCACCATCCAGCCTGGCCAAGTTGTGCGAGTTGGCCAGCGAATCGGCGAAATTGGTGGAAAGTAA